A part of Bacillus rossius redtenbacheri isolate Brsri chromosome 1, Brsri_v3, whole genome shotgun sequence genomic DNA contains:
- the LOC134528122 gene encoding glutamine--fructose-6-phosphate aminotransferase [isomerizing] 2-like isoform X3, which translates to MEEGPFGGSCRFPGQGIFAYLNYLTPKSRREILELLVNGLKRLEYRGYDSAGVALDTPDGKDIAIVKKSGKVKALQDEIVSKGESLQIDLSTDCHVGIAHTRWATHGVPSEVNSHPQRSDVGHSFVVVHNGIVTNYKDVKLFLEKKGYCFESETDTEIIAKLIHHLYTQHPNYSFRELVEQVIQQLEGAFALAFKSRHFPGECVATRRGSPLLVGIKAKTRLATDHIPILYSKDHRPHGRGDMPILPRSDSTAEFQPLEDKEIEYFFASDASAVIEHTNRVIFLEDDDVAAVKDGMLSIHRLRRSLDDSHSREIITLKMEIQQIMKGNYSSFMQKEIFEQPESVVNTMRGRVNFEDNSVILGGIKEYIPEVRRCRRLMLIGCGTSYHSAIATRQLLEELTELPVVVELASDFLDRNTPVFRDDVCFFISQSGETADTLMALRYCKNRGALIIGITNTVGSSICRESHCGVHINAGPEIGVASTKAYTSQFVSLVMFALVMSEDRISHQQRRAEIFNGLKHIDEQIREVLKLDEEVSKLAKDLYTHKSLLIMGRGYNFSTCLEGALKVKELAYMHSEGIMAGELKHGPLALVDKAMPVIMIVTRDPVYVKCMNALQQVTAREGRPIVICEKGDTETQSFSSKTLEVPHTVDCLQGLLTVIPMQLLSYHIAVLRGYNVDCPRNLAKSVTVE; encoded by the exons GAATCTTTGCGTACCTGAATTACCTGACTCCCAAGTCTCGCCGAGAGATCCTCGAGCTGCTCGTGAACGGCCTCAAGCGGCTGGAGTACCGCGGCTACGACTCCGCCGGCGTGGCTCTCGACACGCCCGACGGCAAGGACATAGCCATCGTCAAGAAGAGCGGCAAGGTGAAGGCTTTGCAGGACGAGATCGTCTCCA AGGGCGAATCGCTGCAGATTGACCTGAGCACCGACTGCCACGTGGGCATTGCTCACACCCGTTGGGCCACCCACGGTGTTCCAAGCGAGGTCAACTCCCATCCGCAGCGGTCTGATGTCGGCCATTCGTTTGTCGTCGTGCACAACG GCATAGTGACCAACTACAAGGATGTGAAATTGTTCTTGGAGAAGAAAGGCTATTGTTTTGAGTCGGAGACTGACACTGAGATAATTGCGAAGCTGATCCATCACTTGTACACTCAGCATCCAAACTATTCGTTCCGTGAACTGGTGGAGCAAGTAATTCAACAGTTG GAGGGGGCATTTGCACTGGCATTCAAGAGCAGGCATTTCCCTGGCGAGTGTGTAGCCACGCGTCGTGGCAGTCCGCTGCTTGTTGGCATCAAGGCCAAGACGCGCTTGGCCACTGACCACATCCCGATCTTGTACAGCAAGG ACCATCGTCCGCATGGCAGGGGTGACATGCCCATATTGCCCCGCTCAGACTCCACCGCCGAGTTCCAGCCACTAGAAGACAAGGAAATAGAGTACTTCTTCGCTTCGGATGCAAGTGCTGTTATCGAACACACCAACCGCGTCATATTTCTAGAG GATGATGATGTGGCAGCAGTGAAGGATGGCATGTTGAGCATCCATCGTCTTCGAAGGTCATTGGATGATTCTCACTCTCGTGAAATTATCACCCTGAAGATGGAGATACAACAGATCATGAAAG GTAACTACAGCTCCTTCATGCAGAAGGAAATCTTTGAGCAGCCAGAATCTGTCGTGAACACGATGAGAGGTCGAGTAAACTTCGAGGATAACTCAGTTATCTTGGGAGGCATAAAG GAATACATCCCGGAGGTTCGCCGCTGCCGCAGGCTGATGCTTATTGGCTGCGGCACGAGCTACCACAGCGCCATTGCCACGAGGCAGCTCCTCGAGGAGTTGACCGAGCTGCCCGTCGTCGTGGAGCTGGCCTCGGACTTCCTGGACCGGAACACCCCCGTCTTCCGGGACGACGTGTGCTTCTTCATCTCCCAGTCGG GGGAGACGGCGGACACTCTGATGGCCCTGAGGTACTGCAAGAACCGCGGCGCCCTCATCATCGGCATCACCAACACGGTGGGCAGCTCCATCTGCCGCGAGTCGCACTGCGGCGTGCACATCAACGCCGGCCCCGAGATCGGAGTCGCCTCCACCAAGGCCTACACCTCGCAGTTCGTGTCGCTGGTCATGTTCGCGCTGGTTATGAGCGAGGACCGCATTTCCCACCAGCAGCGCAGAGCCGAG ATCTTCAACGGGCTGAAGCACATAGACGAGCAGATCCGCGAGGTGCTCAAGCTGGACGAGGAAGTGAGCAAGCTGGCCAAGGACCTGTACACCCACAAGAGCCTGCTCATCATGGGCCGCGGCTACAACTTCTCCACCTGCCTCGAGGGAGCTCTG AAAGTGAAGGAATTGGCGTACATGCACAGCGAAGGTATTATGGCAGGCGAGTTAAAGCACGGGCCTCTCGCTCTTGTCGATAAGGCAATGCCTGTAATTATGATCGTCACCAGAGACCCTGTTTATGTG AAATGCATGAACGCCCTGCAGCAGGTAACGGCCAGGGAAGGTCGTCCAATTGTGATTTGCGAGAAGGGAGACACAGAGACCCAGAGCTTCTCTTCGAAGACTCTGGAGGTGCCTCACACGGTCGACTGCTTACAG GGCCTTTTGACAGTCATTCCAATGCAACTGTTGTCATACCACATCGCCGTGTTGCGTGGGTACAACGTTGACTGTCCAAGGAATTTGGCAAAATCTGTCACTGTTGAATGA